A single Eulemur rufifrons isolate Redbay chromosome 9, OSU_ERuf_1, whole genome shotgun sequence DNA region contains:
- the PPP1R27 gene encoding protein phosphatase 1 regulatory subunit 27, with translation MPSRTARYARYSPRQRRRRLLADRSVRFPNDVLFLDHIRQGDLEQVGRFLRARKVSLATIHPSGLAALHEAVLSGNLECVKLLVKYGADIHQRDEVGWTPLHIACSDGYPDIARYLISLGADRDAANNDGDLPSDLIDPDFKDLVELFKGTKMD, from the exons ATGCCCAGCAGAACTGCCCGCTATGCCCGCTACAGCCCACGGCAGCGGCGCCGGAGGTTGTTGGCCGATCGCAGTGTGCGTTTCCCCAACGATGTCCTGTTCTTGGACCACATCCGTCAGGGTGACCTGGAGCAGGTGGGGCGCTTCCTCCGGGCCCGGAAGGTCTCCCTGGCCACCATCCACCCCTCAG GCCTGGCTGCCCTGCATGAAGCTGTGCTCTCTGGAAACCTGGAGTGCGTGAAGCTGCTGGTCAAATATGGGGCCGACATTCACCAGCGGGACGAGGTGGGCTGGACGCCCCTGCACATCGCCTGCAGCGACGGGTACCCTGACATAGCCAG GTACCTCATCTCCCTGGGGGCAGACAGAGATGCAGCCAACAACGATGGCGACCTGCCCTCTGACCTCATCGACCCGGACTTCAAGGACCTGGTGGAGCTCTTCAAAGGGACCAAGATGGACTGA
- the P4HB gene encoding protein disulfide-isomerase, whose product MLSRALLCLALALAARVGADAPEEEDHVLVLRKSNFAEALAAHKYLLVEFYAPWCGHCKALAPEYAKAAGKLKAEGSEIRLAKVDATEESDLAQQYGVRGYPTIKFFKNGDTASPKEYTAGREADDIVNWLKKRTGPAATILSDGAAAESFVESSEVAVIGFFKDVESDFAKQFLQAAEAVDDIPFGITSNSDVFSKYQLDTDGVVLFKKFDEGRNNFEGEVTKENLLDFIKHNQLPLVIEFTEQTAPKIFGGEIKTHILLFLPKSVSDYDGKLSNFKKAAESFKGKILFIFIDSDYTDNQRILEFFGLKKEECPAVRLITLEEEMTKYKPESDELTAETISEFCHRFLEGKIKPHLMSQELPEDWDKQPVKVLVGKNFEEVAFDEKKNVFVEFYAPWCGHCKQLAPIWDKLGETYKDHENIVIAKMDSTANEVEAVKVHSFPTLKFFPASPDRTVIDYSGERTLEGFKKFLESGGQDGAGDDDDLEDLEEAEEPDVEEDDDQKAVKDEL is encoded by the exons ATGCTGAGCCGCGCACTgctgtgcctggccctggccctggcggCCCGGGTGGGCGCCGACGCCCCCGAGGAGGAGGACCACGTCCTGGTGCTGAGGAAGAGCAACTTCGCGGAGGCGCTGGCGGCCCACAAGTACCTGCTCGTGGAGTTCT ACGCCCCTTGGTGTGGCCACTGCAAAGCCCTGGCCCCTGAGTATGCCAAAGCCGCTGGGAAGCTAAAGGCAGAAGGTTCTGAGATCAGACTGGCAAAGGTAGACGCTACCGAAGAGTCTGACCTGGCCCAGCAATATGGCGTCCGCGGCTACCCCACAATCAAGTTCTTCAAGAATGGAGATACGGCTTCTCCCAAAGAATATACAG CTGGCAGAGAAGCCGACGACATTGTGAACTGGCTGAAGAAGCGCACTGGCCCGGCTGCCACCATCCTGTCTGACGGTGCAGCCGCGGAGTCCTTTGTGGAGTCCAGCGAGGTGGCCGTCATCGGCTTCTTCAAG GACGTGGAGTCGGACTTTGCCAAGCAGTTCTTGCAGGCAGCAGAGGCCGTTGATGACATACCGTTTGGGATCACGTCCAACAGTGATGTGTTCTCCAAGTACCAGCTGGACACAGACGGGGTTGTCCTCTTTAAGAAG TTTGACGAAGGCCGGAATAACTTTGAGGGGGAGGTCACCAAGGAGAACCTGCTCGACTTCATCAAGCACAACCAGCTGCCCCTGGTCATCGAGTTCACTGAGCAG ACAGCCCCGAAGATCTTTGGAGGTGAAATCAAGACACACATCCTGCTGTTCCTACCCAAGAGCGTGTCGGACTATGATGGCAAACTGAGCAACTTCAAAAAGGCAGCCGAGAGTTTCAAGGGCAAG ATCCTGTTTATCTTCATCGACAGCGACTACACCGACAACCAGCGCATCCTCGAGTTCTTCGGCCTGAAGAAGGAAGAGTGCCCGGCCGTGCGCCTCATCACCCTGGAGGAGGAGATGACCAAGTACAAGCCCGAGTCGGACGAGCTCACGGCAGAGACCATCTCGGAGTTCTGCCACCGCTTCCTGGAGggcaagatcaag CCCCACCTGATGAGCCAGGAGCTGCCTGAGGACTGGGACAAGCAGCCCGTCAAGGTGCTAGTTGGGAAGAACTTTGAAGAGGTTGCCTTTGATGAGAAAAAGAACGTCTTTGTGGAATTCT ATGCCCCGTGGTGTGGTCACTGCAAGCAGTTGGCTCCCATCTGGGATAAGCTGGGAGAGACCTACAAGGACCACGAAAATATTGTCATTGCCAAGATGGACTCGACGGCCAACGAGGTGGAGGCGGTGAAAGTGCACAGCTTCCCCACGCTGAAGTTCTTCCCCGCCAGCCCGGACAGAACG gtCATCGATTACAGCGGAGAGCGGACGCTGGAGGGCTTCAAGAAGTTCCTGGAGAGTGGTGGCCAGGATGGGGCAGGGGATGACGAT GACCTCGAGGATCTGGAAGAAGCAGAAGAGCCGGACGTGGAGGAAGACGACGACCAGAAAGCTGTGAAAGACGAGCTATAA
- the ARHGDIA gene encoding rho GDP-dissociation inhibitor 1 — protein MAEQEPTAEQLAQIAAENEEDEHSVNYKPPAQKSIQEIQELDKDDESLRKYKEALLGRVAVSADPNVPNVIVTRLTLVCSSAPGPLELDLTGDLESFKKQSFVLKEGVEYRIKISFRVNREIVSGMKYIQHTYRKGVKIDKTDYMVGSYGPRAEEYEFLTPMEEAPKGMLARGSYNIKSRFTDDDKTDHLSWEWNLTIKKEWKD, from the exons ATGGCGGAGCAGGAGCCCACTGCAGAGCAGCTGGCGCAGATTGCGGCTGAGAACGAGGAGGATGAGCACTCGGTCAACTACAAGCCCCCAGCCCAGAAGAGCATCCAGGAGATCCAGGAGCTGGACAAGGACGACGAGAGCCTGCGCAAGTACAAGGAGGCCCTGCTGGGTCGCGTGGCCGTCTCTGCAG ACCCCAACGTCCCCAACGTCATCGTGACCCGCCTGACCCTGGTGTGCAGCTCAGCCCCAGGCCCCCTGGAACTGGACCTGACAG GTGATCTGGAGAGCTTCAAGAAGCAGTCCTTTGTGCTGAAGGAGGGTGTGGAATACCGGATAAAAATCTCATTCCGG GTGAACAGAGAGATCGTGTCCGGCATGAAATACATCCAGCACACGTACAGGAAAGGCGTCAAGA TCGACAAGACCGACTACATGGTGGGGAGCTATGGGCCCCGGGCCGAGGAGTATGAGTTCCTGACCCCCATGGAGGAGGCGCCCAAGGGCATGCTGGCTCGCGGCAGCTACAACATCAAGTCCCGCTTCACAGACGATGACAAGACTGACCACCTGTCCTGGGAGTGGAATCTCACCATCAAAAAGGAGTGGAAGGACTGA